One window of Quercus robur chromosome 12, dhQueRobu3.1, whole genome shotgun sequence genomic DNA carries:
- the LOC126709868 gene encoding uncharacterized protein LOC126709868 isoform X2 has translation MMPILNEKSLLHTENLTPPSVVVLTANMGCKRCRQRVSQVASKMTGLKEYTVDVQNRQVIMKADLGLHWKVENDPLNKSEMNQECRPLTYLLKTFRSTCFGNHLADQT, from the exons ATGATGCCAATACTAAACGAGAAATCACTCTTACACACGGAGAATTTGACACCCCCTTCG GTTGTAGTGCTGACTGCAAACATGGGATGTAAACGTTGTCGGCAAAGAGTCTCCCAAGTTGCTTCTAAAATGACCG GATTAAAAGAGTATACAGTTGATGTGCAAAATAGACAGGTGATTATGAAGGCAGATTTGGGACTTCATTGGAAAGTGGAAAATGATCCCCTTAATAAGAGCGAGATGAACCAAGAGTGTCGTCCATTAACTTACCTTCTCAAAACTTTCAGATCAACTTGCTTTGGCAACCATTTGGCTGATCAAACATAA
- the LOC126709868 gene encoding uncharacterized protein LOC126709868 isoform X1: protein MMPILNEKSLLHTENLTPPSFQVVVLTANMGCKRCRQRVSQVASKMTGLKEYTVDVQNRQVIMKADLGLHWKVENDPLNKSEMNQECRPLTYLLKTFRSTCFGNHLADQT from the exons ATGATGCCAATACTAAACGAGAAATCACTCTTACACACGGAGAATTTGACACCCCCTTCG TTTCAGGTTGTAGTGCTGACTGCAAACATGGGATGTAAACGTTGTCGGCAAAGAGTCTCCCAAGTTGCTTCTAAAATGACCG GATTAAAAGAGTATACAGTTGATGTGCAAAATAGACAGGTGATTATGAAGGCAGATTTGGGACTTCATTGGAAAGTGGAAAATGATCCCCTTAATAAGAGCGAGATGAACCAAGAGTGTCGTCCATTAACTTACCTTCTCAAAACTTTCAGATCAACTTGCTTTGGCAACCATTTGGCTGATCAAACATAA